The following coding sequences are from one Pigmentibacter sp. JX0631 window:
- a CDS encoding DUF2079 domain-containing protein: protein MSKNKAFNLNISKFSSFFKFSIAIVGILVIFAIVPNSFAISIVGAAFSFFWLLTNNKKITYFEKLREQSFFKFLTLWTCLVVTAGCIHAYLRYVSPGYDLSWFAQTITNATIGDGLRVTSEREITHLVQHWEPILFTATPLTLLFNGSISIVLWQGLAYIGGSIAAWKISKFLFNDSNLKSLKYLTTILFLLAWLNVNPLMFDAHPPVFGTLLIIPWIFYCIITKKSPFIIILLSLILMQCGEIFFAIAPVFIIYCLIQNKVTKLKIMLSLIIFFSGFLLVGAYQRYFGPFITGDPFFPFQNRYSSIGGDGIGILKTFFTDPLQVISKIFTINKLKTILKIFIYCGPFVFFALLSHKYRVIAVCLIFACLPYFIQAGLSPSMETNVHYVSSIGTIWWLLSVIGIYYLLYETKSNSKLLPFKKLIFNEQKLFPFFLILFFLNTSEWRKSLLYPFRAIVDRDNVNSEVRKYLTNIPREKGVIFVGSEWLCPLSADYRKWLLCEGIANKLFPKMPLDVVVANKPDLINFYNNLEPSLKNSIIGNTILALNNDNPEIVGWKKVGEYAQNSEPNTSKFKNILHFTIWEKIDSIDK, encoded by the coding sequence ATGAGTAAAAATAAAGCTTTTAATTTAAATATTAGCAAGTTTTCGTCCTTTTTTAAATTTTCAATTGCTATAGTAGGAATACTAGTTATTTTTGCAATAGTTCCAAACTCTTTTGCTATATCTATTGTTGGAGCTGCTTTTAGTTTTTTCTGGCTCTTAACAAATAATAAAAAAATAACCTATTTTGAAAAATTAAGAGAACAAAGTTTCTTTAAATTTCTAACATTGTGGACTTGTTTAGTTGTTACTGCAGGTTGTATTCATGCATATTTAAGATACGTTTCTCCTGGATACGATTTATCTTGGTTTGCTCAGACAATTACTAATGCAACTATCGGGGACGGATTAAGAGTAACATCTGAAAGAGAAATAACTCACTTGGTGCAACACTGGGAACCAATTCTATTTACAGCAACTCCTTTAACTCTTCTTTTTAATGGTTCTATTTCCATTGTGCTTTGGCAGGGTTTAGCTTATATTGGTGGATCTATAGCTGCTTGGAAAATATCAAAATTTCTTTTTAATGATAGTAATCTAAAGTCCTTGAAATACCTTACTACAATTCTATTTTTGTTGGCCTGGTTAAATGTTAATCCCCTAATGTTTGATGCTCATCCACCGGTTTTTGGAACATTACTTATAATTCCTTGGATTTTTTATTGTATTATTACGAAAAAAAGTCCTTTTATTATTATTCTTCTTTCATTAATTTTAATGCAATGTGGCGAAATATTTTTTGCAATTGCTCCTGTTTTTATTATTTACTGTTTAATTCAAAATAAAGTTACTAAATTAAAAATAATGTTATCTTTAATTATCTTTTTTTCTGGATTTCTATTAGTAGGTGCATATCAGAGATATTTTGGACCATTTATAACAGGAGATCCTTTTTTTCCTTTTCAAAACCGATATTCTTCAATAGGTGGAGATGGTATTGGAATTTTAAAAACTTTTTTTACTGACCCTTTGCAAGTTATTTCAAAAATATTTACAATTAACAAACTAAAAACAATCTTAAAAATATTTATTTATTGTGGGCCGTTTGTTTTTTTTGCATTACTTTCACATAAATATAGAGTTATTGCAGTTTGTTTAATATTTGCGTGTTTACCCTATTTTATTCAAGCTGGTCTTTCTCCCAGTATGGAAACTAATGTGCATTATGTGTCTTCAATAGGTACCATATGGTGGTTACTTTCTGTCATAGGGATTTATTATCTTTTATATGAAACAAAAAGTAATAGTAAACTTCTTCCATTTAAAAAACTAATTTTTAATGAACAAAAACTTTTCCCTTTTTTTCTTATTTTATTTTTTCTTAATACTTCTGAATGGAGAAAAAGTTTACTTTATCCTTTTAGAGCCATTGTGGATAGAGATAATGTAAATAGTGAAGTAAGAAAGTATCTTACAAATATTCCAAGAGAAAAGGGAGTTATTTTTGTCGGATCAGAGTGGCTTTGTCCTCTGTCTGCTGATTATAGAAAATGGCTTTTGTGTGAAGGGATTGCAAATAAATTATTTCCAAAAATGCCGTTAGATGTTGTTGTTGCAAATAAACCAGATTTAATAAATTTTTATAATAATTTAGAACCTTCATTGAAAAATAGTATTATTGGAAATACTATACTAGCTTTAAATAATGATAACCCAGAGATTGTTGGATGGAAAAAAGTGGGAGAATATGCACAAAATTCAGAACCAAATACTAGTAAATTCAAAAATATTTTACATTTTACTATTTGGGAAAAGATAGATTCTATTGATAAGTAA
- a CDS encoding TIGR00282 family metallophosphoesterase: protein MQSKIIVNHFSHENFYPSLVNLTKTQEQSIKILMLGDVLGRGGRRIVKKILPEIKQAIQLDFITINGENLAGGFGITHKIYDEMKLAGVDAFTMGNHWKDKSDVHILRKKHHDLILPQNLIGISDIDKVPQFFLEKRNKTLNIINLMGNFAMKEEYKDPFEFLKHEKDNFQDKVNSGSHIVIADIHAEASSEKQAIAWYYDGILAALIGTHTHTPTSDERITENGTAFLTDVGMTGPYDSVIGMEKSRVISKFTNPQLKLPYEVAEKDLWFCGFLVEICPKLNKTIACHRLQCRSLEEETWLVSSILKNSL, encoded by the coding sequence TTGCAAAGTAAAATAATAGTAAATCATTTTTCGCACGAAAACTTCTATCCTTCTTTAGTTAACTTAACCAAGACTCAAGAGCAAAGCATAAAAATCCTTATGCTTGGAGATGTCCTAGGCCGAGGCGGGAGAAGGATAGTAAAAAAAATATTGCCTGAAATAAAACAAGCAATTCAATTAGATTTTATAACTATTAATGGCGAAAATTTAGCTGGTGGTTTTGGAATAACACATAAAATATATGATGAAATGAAACTTGCAGGCGTAGATGCCTTTACTATGGGAAACCATTGGAAAGATAAATCTGATGTACATATTCTTAGAAAAAAACATCATGATCTTATTCTACCGCAAAATTTAATTGGAATAAGTGATATCGACAAAGTACCTCAGTTTTTTCTTGAGAAGCGAAATAAAACCTTAAACATTATTAATTTAATGGGTAATTTCGCTATGAAAGAAGAATATAAAGATCCTTTTGAATTTCTAAAACATGAAAAAGATAATTTTCAAGATAAGGTAAATTCTGGTTCACATATTGTCATCGCGGATATTCATGCTGAAGCAAGCTCAGAAAAACAAGCAATAGCTTGGTATTATGATGGTATTTTAGCAGCATTGATAGGTACTCACACACACACGCCAACAAGTGATGAAAGAATTACTGAAAATGGAACAGCTTTTTTGACCGATGTTGGAATGACAGGCCCTTACGACAGCGTCATAGGAATGGAAAAAAGCAGAGTTATAAGTAAATTTACTAATCCACAACTCAAGTTACCCTATGAAGTGGCAGAAAAAGATCTTTGGTTTTGTGGATTTTTAGTCGAAATTTGTCCTAAATTAAATAAAACAATTGCTTGCCATAGACTTCAATGCAGAAGTCTTGAAGAAGAAACTTGGTTGGTTAGTAGTATTCTTAAAAATTCACTTTAA
- the rny gene encoding ribonuclease Y has translation MGAWEYVLIIAIGLAVAALAFLGVHTMNMRALARELKIKHEEAEKRLSEARQQAEELVKKALKEAKDVAINEGRDFERIQREKNLEIKKIEARIQKREETLDKKAQQLDQKEKDLKQKYELLETEEQKVTVALKKAEENLEDSKHKLESVARLSLEEAREQLKRTIEVEVRKSASSEIRAAEDEARKIAEERARGIIATSIQRIANEFVTDSTVSVISLPTDDMKGRIIGREGRNIRTIEQATGVDLIIDDTPEAVIISCFNPIRREIAKTAIERLVADGRIHPARIEEVVQKTRSEFEQMIREAGERSSFDCGITGLHPEVIQALGKLKYLSTGGQSVLQHSIETAQIAGIIAAELDLNVRLAKRAALLHDIGKSLDEEAEGSHSHVGALFLQKYGESQEVIEAAAKHHSESLHGVNPITIIVQTANMLSNFRPGARKEFLEKAIDRLKDMETTVEEFDGVEQAFVIKSGREVRAMVSPTVMDDEAVTLLAKSVAKKLRNDLHQASNIKVTMIREQRATHLAK, from the coding sequence ATGGGTGCTTGGGAATATGTATTGATCATAGCTATCGGTCTAGCTGTGGCAGCCCTTGCGTTTTTAGGTGTGCATACCATGAATATGCGTGCTTTAGCGCGAGAACTGAAGATAAAACATGAAGAAGCTGAGAAAAGATTGTCTGAAGCCAGACAACAAGCTGAAGAACTTGTAAAAAAGGCTTTAAAAGAAGCCAAAGATGTTGCTATTAACGAAGGAAGAGACTTTGAGCGCATTCAGCGTGAAAAAAACCTTGAAATTAAAAAAATTGAAGCCCGCATTCAAAAACGCGAAGAAACCCTAGATAAAAAAGCACAACAGCTTGACCAAAAAGAAAAAGACTTAAAACAAAAATATGAATTACTAGAAACTGAAGAACAAAAAGTCACTGTAGCATTAAAAAAAGCTGAAGAAAATTTAGAAGATAGTAAACACAAACTAGAGTCCGTTGCTAGATTATCGCTTGAAGAAGCGCGTGAGCAATTAAAAAGAACTATAGAAGTCGAAGTGCGAAAATCAGCTAGTTCTGAAATTCGTGCTGCAGAAGATGAAGCACGAAAAATTGCTGAAGAGAGAGCCAGAGGAATCATAGCAACTTCCATTCAAAGAATCGCTAACGAGTTTGTAACTGACTCAACTGTATCAGTAATAAGCTTACCCACTGATGATATGAAAGGAAGAATAATTGGCCGCGAAGGCAGGAATATCAGAACAATAGAGCAGGCTACTGGAGTAGATCTTATCATCGATGATACTCCTGAAGCAGTTATCATTTCTTGTTTTAATCCCATCAGAAGAGAAATTGCAAAAACAGCTATCGAACGTTTAGTTGCTGATGGGCGTATCCATCCAGCAAGAATTGAAGAAGTAGTGCAAAAAACTCGCAGTGAATTCGAACAAATGATTCGTGAAGCTGGTGAACGTTCCTCTTTTGATTGCGGGATTACAGGATTACATCCTGAAGTAATACAAGCGCTTGGAAAATTAAAATATCTATCAACAGGTGGACAATCTGTTCTCCAACATTCTATTGAAACAGCTCAAATAGCAGGCATTATTGCTGCAGAACTCGATTTAAATGTCCGCTTGGCAAAAAGAGCAGCTTTATTACATGACATTGGCAAAAGTCTAGATGAAGAGGCAGAAGGCAGTCATTCCCATGTAGGTGCTTTATTTTTGCAAAAATATGGAGAATCACAAGAAGTTATTGAAGCCGCAGCTAAACACCACAGTGAAAGTTTACATGGTGTAAATCCAATAACCATCATAGTTCAAACAGCAAATATGTTGAGTAATTTTAGACCAGGTGCACGGAAAGAGTTTTTAGAAAAAGCTATCGATCGCTTAAAAGATATGGAAACCACCGTTGAAGAATTTGATGGCGTTGAACAGGCTTTTGTGATTAAGTCTGGCCGGGAAGTGAGAGCAATGGTCTCTCCTACTGTTATGGATGATGAAGCAGTAACTTTATTAGCTAAAAGTGTCGCTAAAAAGCTACGCAATGATCTTCACCAAGCAAGTAATATTAAAGTAACAATGATTAGAGAGCAGCGGGCAACACATCTTGCAAAGTAA
- a CDS encoding glycosyltransferase family 2 protein, giving the protein MTFVSIVVPCYNEELVIRHTHQKILETMLKLEHEKKVSFEIVYVNDGSSDSTLTMLQNIYQESLNSLNKENKVVIISLAKNFGHQVALTAGLNYAKGAAIISIDADLQDPPEIMEKMLNYLEQGFDVVYGVRISREGETWFKLITAKLFYILLKKITNCDIPLNSGDFRLLSRRAVDVFNSLQERNRFIRGLIPWIGLKQTPIYYERHPRFAGTTKYPLRKMIKLAFDGFIGFSHFPIKFSFYLGSVTAIFSFLYGIYILLYSYFNEYAIRGWKSIMVTILFIGGVQLISIGILGEYIARIYDEVKKRPLFIIDDKNSRF; this is encoded by the coding sequence ATGACTTTTGTTTCAATTGTTGTCCCATGCTATAATGAGGAATTGGTAATCAGGCATACCCATCAAAAAATATTAGAAACTATGTTAAAATTAGAGCATGAAAAAAAAGTTTCTTTTGAAATTGTATATGTTAATGATGGAAGTTCTGATAGTACTTTAACAATGTTACAAAATATTTATCAAGAGTCTTTAAACTCTCTAAATAAAGAAAATAAAGTGGTTATTATTTCTCTTGCGAAAAATTTTGGACACCAAGTAGCTCTTACCGCAGGGTTAAATTATGCAAAAGGAGCAGCTATTATTTCTATTGATGCTGATTTGCAAGATCCTCCAGAAATTATGGAAAAAATGTTAAATTATTTGGAACAAGGATTTGATGTAGTTTATGGGGTCAGAATCTCAAGAGAAGGAGAAACTTGGTTCAAACTCATTACAGCAAAATTATTTTATATTTTATTAAAAAAAATTACTAACTGTGACATACCTTTAAACTCTGGTGATTTTCGTCTTTTAAGTAGAAGAGCTGTTGATGTTTTTAATTCATTGCAAGAGAGAAATCGTTTTATCAGAGGATTGATTCCATGGATTGGATTAAAACAAACACCTATTTATTATGAGAGACATCCAAGATTTGCTGGGACAACAAAATATCCATTAAGAAAAATGATTAAGTTAGCGTTTGATGGATTTATTGGTTTTAGTCATTTTCCAATAAAATTTTCTTTTTACTTGGGATCAGTAACTGCTATTTTTTCTTTTTTATATGGAATTTATATTTTGCTTTATTCATATTTTAATGAATATGCTATCCGTGGATGGAAAAGTATAATGGTTACAATTTTATTTATAGGAGGAGTGCAATTAATTTCTATAGGTATATTAGGTGAATATATTGCCAGAATATACGATGAAGTAAAGAAAAGACCCCTTTTTATTATAGATGACAAAAATAGTAGATTTTAG